A single window of Candidatus Dadabacteria bacterium DNA harbors:
- a CDS encoding HAD family hydrolase — MSYGAVVFDLDGTLIDSLEDLADAVNQALGINGFPPRATGCYKYFIGKGPKVMVSRALPENKRNNDAVVEKCLTDFNSIYSRAFNVKTTLYDGIPDLLNELSERGLKKAILTNKPHVFTEKYVEDLLADWNFEVVIGQRDEIPRKPDPSGALRISRELGIDSSQMVYLGDSGVDMLTAVGAGMLPVGVLWGFRTGDELRENGAEHLIETPMELLSIIDL, encoded by the coding sequence ATGAGCTACGGAGCAGTTGTATTTGACCTTGACGGAACCCTGATTGACTCTCTTGAGGATCTTGCTGATGCCGTGAATCAGGCACTCGGAATAAACGGATTTCCGCCGCGCGCGACCGGGTGCTACAAGTACTTTATAGGAAAGGGTCCGAAGGTTATGGTGTCAAGAGCCCTCCCCGAGAACAAAAGAAACAATGATGCTGTCGTTGAAAAATGCCTTACCGATTTCAACAGCATCTACAGCCGTGCCTTTAACGTAAAAACCACTCTTTATGACGGTATACCGGATCTTCTGAACGAGCTTTCCGAAAGAGGTCTGAAAAAGGCGATTCTTACCAACAAGCCGCACGTGTTTACCGAAAAATACGTGGAGGATCTGCTTGCCGACTGGAATTTCGAGGTGGTCATAGGGCAGAGGGATGAAATTCCGAGAAAACCGGATCCCTCGGGAGCGCTGCGGATATCAAGGGAACTCGGAATTGACTCGTCACAGATGGTTTATCTTGGAGACTCGGGGGTGGATATGCTTACTGCAGTTGGGGCGGGTATGCTTCCGGTGGGAGTTCTCTGGGGTTTCCGAACGGGAGACGAGCTTCGTGAAAACGGAGCCGAACATCTTATAGAAACTCCGATGGAACTGCTCTCAATTATTGATTTGTAG
- a CDS encoding type II toxin-antitoxin system MqsA family antitoxin: MDKKSKVVPLSKESATCVVCGSSNVETKQVDDSFEYGSVFLNATITVHSCAECSFEFTGEGADSARHESVCRHLGLLTPAEVRNIRKDMSMSKAELARQTGIGEASLSRWERGYLLQNTAMDNFLYLLSLPGNLEALQKRHSDSGHMEPESVFQCIGITSALREQQAKFSF, from the coding sequence ATGGACAAAAAAAGTAAAGTTGTTCCGCTTTCAAAAGAAAGCGCGACCTGTGTTGTTTGTGGATCTTCCAATGTGGAGACCAAACAGGTGGATGACAGTTTTGAATACGGAAGTGTTTTTCTGAATGCAACTATCACTGTTCATAGCTGTGCTGAATGCTCTTTTGAATTTACTGGAGAGGGAGCGGACAGCGCGAGACATGAATCTGTATGCCGCCACCTCGGGTTGTTAACCCCCGCAGAGGTGCGCAACATTCGAAAAGACATGTCTATGTCTAAAGCGGAATTAGCTCGCCAGACGGGAATCGGCGAAGCATCTCTTAGCAGATGGGAACGAGGCTACCTGCTTCAGAATACTGCCATGGACAACTTTCTTTATCTATTGAGTCTGCCTGGAAATCTTGAAGCTCTGCAAAAAAGGCATAGCGATTCGGGGCACATGGAACCTGAATCCGTTTTCCAATGCATTGGCATCACGAGCGCATTAAGGGAGCAGCAAGCAAAATTTAGTTTCTAA
- a CDS encoding 5-(carboxyamino)imidazole ribonucleotide synthase, producing the protein MDFEHVKLGILGGGQLGKMLCLVASNWNLRTYVLDPSADCPTASVCTGFTHGDFRNYEDVYEFGRNVDILTIEIEHVNLQALFRLREEGVIIRPEPHALELIQDKAKQKEFYVSKGLPTADFSVFPGKEAIVAAVGSGEIKIPFVQKLSRTGYDGRGVYVVRKKEQLDDLLEGESVIEDLVDVEKEISVIVSRNSTGETKCFPPVEMLFNSNANIVEFLISPCELDNAMSAQACELAERTIRSFDMCGILAVEMFVSKKGEILINESAPRPHNSGHHTIDAARTSQYEQCLRSILDLPPGDTEIKTPSVMINILGQPGFEGEVRYEGLRGCMGVEGAKFHIYGKTLTKPYRKMGHVTVLDDDISGALEKARFIMSNLRAIA; encoded by the coding sequence ATGGATTTTGAACATGTAAAACTGGGAATTCTCGGAGGCGGTCAGCTCGGGAAAATGCTCTGTCTGGTTGCGAGCAACTGGAACCTCCGCACCTATGTGCTCGATCCTTCCGCCGATTGTCCGACGGCGTCCGTGTGCACCGGGTTTACCCATGGAGATTTCAGGAATTACGAGGATGTCTACGAGTTTGGCAGAAATGTTGACATCCTGACAATAGAGATTGAGCACGTAAACCTGCAGGCGCTTTTTCGGCTGCGGGAAGAAGGAGTCATCATAAGGCCTGAACCCCACGCGCTTGAACTCATACAGGACAAGGCGAAGCAGAAGGAGTTCTATGTTTCAAAGGGGCTCCCCACAGCCGATTTTTCGGTCTTTCCCGGGAAAGAGGCTATAGTTGCGGCCGTAGGGTCCGGTGAGATAAAAATTCCTTTCGTCCAGAAACTTTCAAGGACGGGTTATGACGGAAGAGGAGTTTATGTCGTTAGAAAAAAGGAACAGCTCGACGATCTTTTAGAAGGAGAATCGGTCATTGAAGACCTCGTTGATGTGGAAAAGGAGATTTCCGTTATAGTCTCGCGTAATTCCACCGGGGAAACGAAATGTTTTCCTCCGGTAGAAATGCTGTTTAACAGCAATGCAAACATAGTTGAATTCCTGATAAGTCCCTGCGAGCTTGACAACGCAATGTCCGCTCAGGCATGTGAACTTGCCGAGCGCACGATAAGGTCTTTTGACATGTGCGGGATACTTGCGGTTGAGATGTTTGTTTCCAAAAAAGGCGAGATACTTATAAACGAATCCGCTCCGAGACCGCATAACAGCGGGCATCACACGATTGACGCGGCTCGCACCTCGCAGTATGAGCAGTGTCTGAGATCGATTCTCGATCTTCCCCCGGGCGATACTGAAATAAAAACTCCTTCTGTTATGATTAACATTCTCGGGCAGCCGGGTTTCGAGGGCGAGGTAAGGTACGAGGGACTTCGTGGATGCATGGGCGTTGAAGGAGCCAAGTTCCACATATACGGTAAGACCCTTACCAAGCCTTACAGAAAAATGGGACATGTCACCGTGCTTGACGATGATATTTCGGGCGCGCTTGAGAAAGCGAGATTCATAATGAGCAATCTGAGGGCGATAGCATGA
- a CDS encoding AAA family ATPase: MYVVTFYSFKGGVGRSMAMMNTAFALVAEGKKVLAVDFDLEAPGLDTFNLPQITSDKQGVVDFVHDYTKTGVAPEVEKYVFSSPTEDSSDGKLWLMPAGNRNEKYADRLNSINWRKLYSEKDGYLLLEDLKAQWKNHLGPDYVLIDSRTGHTDEGGICTRQLPDAVVCLFFPNRQNLIGLTRVVNRIREESPKGKNSITLHFVTSNVPDLDDENSILEETLSDFKYKLQYRELAATIHHYPSLSLLNQDIFTRDRPKSRLAAEYRQLVTTIQKNNSKDKKGALMFLSDELARHGKTPFEKEREEHLKRIFENHGEDIDVLKNLVELRYRQGQFEETEVLLDRALDSDPENSDLLFRKVMLSERLGQPGQAVEDALAVIQQPYLDRSELNKIVRLLATNKPEDLKEIDTWPAVKNLNEYELLSLARSLSFERTLLPSAELLIRSASAKSNKNSQCDTDLVSELETDLVLNLIGQGRFGEAAYMCNKRLEEDASDQPALFNLAMATWGETLQVPVDIFQSVLNLGMTKPDGSANYPQCMSLANWATGKFVEAEELLVEAKRSTAVVEISCWSFLYRTPPIFLQELDQQEEMFSGKKILPEVISSKSSE; encoded by the coding sequence ATGTATGTAGTAACGTTTTATTCGTTTAAAGGCGGAGTGGGAAGGTCCATGGCGATGATGAATACAGCATTCGCTCTGGTAGCCGAAGGGAAAAAAGTTCTGGCGGTGGATTTTGATCTGGAAGCCCCCGGGTTGGACACCTTTAACCTTCCTCAAATAACGAGTGACAAACAGGGTGTTGTTGACTTTGTACATGATTATACAAAGACCGGAGTCGCTCCCGAAGTTGAAAAATATGTCTTTAGCAGTCCCACCGAAGATTCTTCAGATGGGAAACTGTGGCTTATGCCAGCTGGCAATAGAAATGAAAAATACGCTGATCGTCTGAACTCCATTAACTGGAGAAAACTTTACAGTGAAAAAGACGGATACTTGTTACTTGAGGATCTAAAAGCCCAGTGGAAAAACCACCTGGGGCCGGACTATGTATTAATTGACTCCAGAACAGGACACACGGACGAAGGAGGTATTTGCACGCGCCAACTTCCTGACGCGGTAGTATGCCTATTTTTTCCGAACCGCCAAAATCTGATTGGGCTAACCCGTGTTGTCAACCGGATAAGAGAAGAGAGTCCCAAAGGAAAAAACAGCATAACTCTGCATTTCGTAACCTCAAATGTCCCTGATCTTGACGATGAGAACAGTATTCTGGAAGAAACTTTGTCAGACTTCAAATACAAGTTGCAATACAGGGAACTCGCTGCAACAATTCATCATTACCCTAGTCTCTCTTTGCTGAATCAAGACATTTTTACGCGTGACAGGCCCAAAAGTCGTCTCGCCGCTGAATATCGTCAACTTGTGACCACGATTCAAAAAAACAATTCAAAAGACAAAAAAGGTGCTTTGATGTTTCTAAGCGATGAGCTTGCACGACACGGCAAAACGCCATTTGAAAAGGAGCGAGAAGAACATCTTAAGAGAATTTTTGAGAATCACGGAGAAGACATTGATGTGCTAAAAAACCTTGTAGAGTTGAGATATAGACAAGGACAATTTGAGGAGACGGAAGTACTTTTAGACCGTGCACTAGATTCAGACCCCGAAAACTCGGATCTGTTGTTCCGTAAAGTCATGTTGTCAGAGAGACTCGGGCAACCCGGACAGGCAGTCGAGGACGCTTTGGCTGTAATCCAGCAGCCATACCTAGATAGATCCGAACTAAATAAAATCGTTCGGCTACTGGCCACCAACAAACCAGAGGACCTCAAGGAAATTGATACTTGGCCCGCAGTTAAGAATCTGAATGAATACGAATTGCTATCTTTAGCACGGTCGTTGAGCTTTGAGAGAACACTACTTCCTTCGGCCGAGTTGTTGATTCGTTCCGCTTCAGCAAAATCAAACAAAAATTCCCAGTGTGATACTGATCTTGTTTCAGAGCTTGAAACTGATCTTGTTTTGAATTTGATAGGCCAAGGAAGGTTTGGTGAAGCTGCTTATATGTGTAATAAACGCCTTGAAGAGGACGCTTCTGATCAACCCGCTTTATTTAATCTGGCTATGGCAACTTGGGGAGAAACCTTGCAGGTGCCAGTGGATATTTTTCAGTCCGTGCTTAATTTAGGAATGACCAAACCCGACGGCTCAGCGAATTACCCGCAGTGCATGAGTCTTGCCAATTGGGCTACTGGAAAATTCGTAGAGGCTGAAGAACTTCTAGTAGAAGCGAAACGCAGCACTGCTGTTGTTGAAATTTCTTGCTGGTCTTTTCTTTACCGCACACCTCCAATATTCCTTCAGGAACTAGACCAACAGGAAGAGATGTTTTCTGGTAAGAAAATTCTTCCCGAGGTAATTTCGAGCAAAAGCAGTGAATGA
- a CDS encoding N-6 DNA methylase encodes MIKRTNTKLVRAVATYFTDLGLIRASGGATEEESNYVPLANLLNAVGSTLKPKVFCVNELADQGAGHPDFGLYVTKQLKKGLPRYGQIPEHGVVEVKPPNDDAWLITTSDQVSRYWNRYRLVLVTNLRDFVLVGEDNLGQPVKLESFQLAEDVNDFNQRLDKPLAFAREVGADLAEYLVRVLSHRATLAEPKDLAWLLALYARDGLARVEAAGETPSLKAVRSALEEALGVQFEGERGMRFFHSTLVQTLFYGVFSAWVLWSKNLKADDGPLFEGGYKLARFDWRTAVWHLRAPVLRALFQQISDPGHLQPLGLVEVLDWTAAVLDRVDRVTFFSRFKEGEVVPYFYEPFLEAFDPELRKQLGVWYTPTEVVHYMVARVDKALKEDLDIPDGLAADNVYVLDPCCGTGAYLAEVLRCITANLEGQGLGALAGARVKQAATERVFGFEIMPAPFVVAHLQVGLTMQNLDASLADDDAKRIGIFLTNALTGWEPRTNKPLPFPELEEERDRAERVKQEAPILVILGNPPYNGFAGMAVDDESELLMAYRSTKSVRKPEGQGLNDLYVRFFRMAERRIAEKTGQGIVCFISNYSWLDGLSFTGMRERYLEVFDAIRIDCLNGDKYKTGKVTPDGLPDPSIFSTEGNPVGIQVGTAIATLIRKADHVPAECVWFRHMWGQAKLQELTATAEAKPRTLYEEIKPVLPLGLPYVQTSVSHGWFNWPSILDLFPVFFPGVKTSRDRLLVDIDFDQLQMRIEDYFDATLSHDEVARRYPGTMETTAQFNVRSLRDDLLKRGGPNESGFIRYAYRPFDIRWLYWEAYSNLLDRPRDDYEPHVFKGNSWLVTQQKPRREWSPPQVISNIGCLDLMDRGATCIPMWLRDNGLESEAKESRRPNLSTVAESYLKYIDAGIEDLFHCVLSVLHDPEYREANDDALRMDWPRIPLPGWPDGKADGAEAIFANLTARGRAISALFNPDASISGITQGSLHPEFATVAIPTTVDGRNMTGADFAVTVGWGRYGQGNAIMPGKGRIVERALTPSERAALGDKQPALGKTTFDIYLNSRAFWCNVPYAVWNYKLGGYQVLKKWLSYREHDVLNRALSPEEVQHFSDIARRIEAIILTSYLNTC; translated from the coding sequence ATGATAAAGAGAACGAATACAAAATTGGTAAGAGCAGTTGCTACATACTTCACAGACTTGGGACTGATACGTGCATCGGGTGGAGCAACCGAAGAGGAGTCGAATTACGTGCCACTTGCCAATCTGCTTAATGCAGTCGGCTCGACACTTAAACCAAAGGTTTTCTGTGTCAACGAGCTTGCGGATCAGGGCGCAGGCCATCCCGACTTTGGCCTGTATGTAACAAAGCAATTGAAGAAAGGCCTACCGCGTTATGGTCAAATACCAGAACATGGCGTGGTTGAAGTTAAACCTCCTAATGACGATGCGTGGCTCATTACAACAAGCGATCAAGTTAGCCGTTACTGGAACCGCTACCGATTGGTGCTTGTGACTAACCTGCGCGATTTTGTGTTGGTGGGTGAGGATAATTTGGGCCAGCCGGTGAAGCTGGAAAGCTTCCAACTTGCGGAAGACGTGAACGACTTCAATCAAAGATTGGATAAACCACTTGCTTTTGCCCGCGAAGTTGGTGCCGACCTCGCTGAGTATCTTGTTCGTGTCCTTTCACATCGGGCTACGCTTGCTGAGCCGAAGGATCTGGCATGGTTGCTCGCACTGTATGCGCGCGACGGCTTAGCACGAGTTGAAGCAGCGGGTGAGACTCCGTCGCTCAAGGCAGTACGTTCGGCGTTGGAAGAAGCATTAGGAGTTCAGTTCGAAGGTGAACGCGGCATGCGTTTTTTCCACTCGACACTAGTACAAACTCTATTCTATGGAGTTTTCTCGGCCTGGGTTCTTTGGTCTAAGAACTTAAAGGCCGACGATGGTCCTCTATTCGAGGGTGGTTACAAACTCGCGCGATTTGACTGGCGAACAGCAGTATGGCATCTACGCGCACCGGTATTGCGAGCCTTGTTTCAACAAATTTCCGATCCAGGGCACCTGCAACCACTCGGTCTTGTTGAAGTCTTGGATTGGACAGCTGCAGTGCTTGACCGCGTGGACCGCGTTACCTTCTTCTCCCGATTTAAAGAGGGTGAAGTAGTGCCGTATTTCTATGAACCATTTCTGGAAGCCTTTGATCCTGAGTTGCGGAAACAACTCGGTGTCTGGTACACACCGACGGAAGTGGTCCATTACATGGTTGCCCGCGTGGACAAGGCTTTAAAAGAAGATCTCGACATTCCGGATGGACTCGCGGCGGACAATGTTTATGTGCTTGACCCATGTTGTGGCACCGGGGCATATCTAGCGGAAGTGCTGCGTTGCATCACAGCCAATCTTGAAGGACAAGGTTTGGGTGCACTTGCGGGTGCGCGGGTGAAACAAGCAGCAACTGAACGGGTATTCGGTTTCGAGATTATGCCTGCACCCTTCGTTGTTGCTCATTTACAAGTCGGACTGACAATGCAGAACTTAGATGCGTCCTTAGCGGATGATGATGCTAAGCGCATCGGTATTTTCCTCACCAATGCACTTACCGGTTGGGAGCCCCGCACGAACAAGCCGCTACCCTTCCCTGAGCTTGAGGAAGAACGTGACCGTGCAGAACGGGTAAAACAGGAAGCACCGATTCTTGTAATCCTCGGTAATCCGCCCTACAATGGCTTTGCGGGAATGGCTGTGGACGATGAAAGTGAGTTATTGATGGCATACCGCTCAACAAAGTCCGTGCGTAAGCCAGAAGGCCAAGGCCTGAATGATCTTTATGTCCGATTTTTCCGCATGGCGGAACGTCGTATCGCCGAGAAGACTGGGCAAGGGATAGTCTGCTTCATTTCCAACTATTCATGGCTAGACGGTCTGTCTTTTACGGGAATGAGGGAGCGATACCTTGAAGTTTTTGATGCGATTCGCATTGATTGCCTAAACGGTGACAAGTACAAAACTGGTAAGGTCACGCCGGACGGTTTGCCGGACCCAAGCATATTTTCGACGGAGGGTAATCCCGTAGGCATTCAGGTTGGTACTGCCATCGCAACGCTGATACGTAAAGCTGACCATGTGCCTGCGGAGTGTGTCTGGTTTCGTCATATGTGGGGACAAGCAAAACTACAGGAATTGACTGCGACTGCCGAAGCAAAACCAAGAACACTCTATGAAGAGATCAAGCCTGTTTTGCCACTAGGACTTCCATACGTACAGACATCGGTGAGCCACGGTTGGTTTAACTGGCCGTCCATCCTTGATCTTTTTCCGGTGTTTTTTCCAGGTGTTAAAACCAGTCGCGACAGGTTACTTGTGGATATCGATTTTGACCAGCTTCAGATGCGGATTGAAGATTACTTCGATGCGACTTTGAGCCATGACGAAGTTGCGAGACGTTATCCGGGGACTATGGAGACCACAGCCCAATTCAATGTCCGTTCGCTACGAGATGATCTGCTTAAACGTGGAGGGCCTAACGAATCTGGTTTTATTCGCTATGCTTACCGACCGTTCGATATTCGATGGCTTTATTGGGAAGCGTACAGTAATCTGCTTGATCGTCCACGTGACGACTACGAGCCTCATGTGTTCAAGGGAAATTCGTGGCTAGTTACCCAACAAAAGCCGCGCAGGGAATGGTCTCCTCCTCAGGTAATCTCTAATATTGGTTGTCTTGACCTAATGGACCGTGGTGCAACATGCATTCCTATGTGGCTTCGTGATAATGGGCTTGAAAGTGAAGCCAAAGAATCACGTCGCCCAAATCTTTCTACTGTGGCAGAAAGTTACCTCAAATATATTGATGCGGGCATCGAGGATCTTTTTCATTGTGTTCTTTCCGTACTCCATGATCCGGAATACCGTGAAGCCAATGATGATGCGCTTCGCATGGATTGGCCGCGCATCCCACTTCCGGGTTGGCCGGATGGCAAAGCTGATGGTGCTGAAGCAATTTTTGCAAATTTAACAGCAAGGGGTCGGGCCATTTCGGCCTTATTTAATCCCGATGCATCTATTTCTGGTATTACACAAGGCTCACTACATCCGGAATTTGCCACTGTAGCTATTCCGACTACGGTGGACGGGCGTAACATGACAGGTGCGGATTTTGCGGTGACAGTTGGGTGGGGTCGTTACGGTCAAGGTAATGCAATTATGCCTGGCAAAGGTCGCATAGTGGAGCGGGCTTTAACGCCATCAGAACGTGCGGCTTTGGGCGATAAGCAACCAGCACTTGGTAAGACAACGTTTGACATTTACCTTAACTCCAGAGCCTTCTGGTGCAATGTTCCTTATGCGGTTTGGAATTACAAACTTGGGGGTTATCAAGTCCTTAAGAAATGGCTTTCGTACCGAGAACACGATGTTCTCAACCGTGCACTTTCACCCGAGGAAGTTCAGCATTTCTCGGATATAGCACGGCGGATTGAGGCTATCATTTTGACAAGTTATCTGAATACGTGTTGA
- the purE gene encoding 5-(carboxyamino)imidazole ribonucleotide mutase, translating into MKPALVSVIMGSDSDLPVMAEAIEVLEQFGVGHEVTIVSAHRTPERLVDFSKKAHKRGIKVIIAGAGGAAHLPGMVASVSPLPVIGVPIKSSNSIDGWDSVLSILQMPSGVPVATVALGGAKNAGILAVEILSVADPELSRAVAEYKKKLSSEVRKKAARLEKMGASVYLERMAGKKETS; encoded by the coding sequence ATGAAACCTGCTTTAGTAAGCGTTATCATGGGCTCTGACTCGGATCTTCCAGTCATGGCAGAAGCGATTGAGGTTCTGGAACAATTCGGCGTAGGACATGAAGTTACCATAGTCTCGGCCCACAGAACTCCGGAGCGGCTTGTGGATTTTTCAAAAAAAGCTCACAAAAGAGGAATTAAGGTCATAATAGCCGGGGCAGGGGGTGCGGCGCATCTTCCGGGAATGGTGGCCTCCGTTTCTCCCCTTCCGGTCATAGGGGTTCCGATAAAATCCTCAAACTCGATTGATGGATGGGACTCTGTGCTTTCCATCCTGCAGATGCCTTCAGGCGTCCCGGTCGCCACGGTTGCCCTCGGCGGGGCGAAAAACGCCGGCATCCTTGCCGTTGAAATTCTTTCCGTTGCCGACCCGGAACTTTCACGCGCAGTAGCAGAGTACAAAAAGAAGCTTTCTTCCGAAGTAAGGAAAAAGGCAGCGCGACTTGAAAAGATGGGTGCCTCGGTCTACCTTGAGCGAATGGCCGGAAAGAAGGAGACTTCCTGA
- the trmFO gene encoding methylenetetrahydrofolate--tRNA-(uracil(54)-C(5))-methyltransferase (FADH(2)-oxidizing) TrmFO: MSITVIGAGLAGVEAANQISKFGVRVTLYEMRPRRKTAAHRTSDLAELVCSNSLKSASMENASGILKEEMRRLGSLVIEAAEASKVPAGKALAVDREMFSDYITRKIQGNELIDLKREEVTKIPENGTVVVATGPLTSDALCAEISSLTESEYLYFYDAISPIIDADTIDRSKIFRGSRYGHGDSEEGDYLNCPLSEDQYYELVDDLIRGEKVETREFEKALYFQSCMPVEVICERGRDTLRFGPLKPVGLIDPRTGKTPFAVLQLRTENSEETMYNMVGFQTKLRYPQQRTVFRKIPGLERAEFLRYGSVHRNTYIDSPRLLEKDLSLSSRPGVFFAGQITGVEGYVESAATGIVCGISASRKALGLAPAHVPRETSIGSLLEYISTPEKSGFQPMNINFGLFPKVEGKMGKEKKRRIIAQRAIESMSAYDPFYRVSAFR; encoded by the coding sequence TTGTCAATAACAGTAATCGGCGCAGGGCTCGCAGGGGTTGAAGCCGCAAATCAGATCTCAAAGTTTGGAGTAAGGGTAACTCTCTATGAAATGAGGCCGCGGAGGAAAACCGCCGCGCACAGAACTTCGGATCTCGCGGAGCTTGTGTGCAGTAATTCTCTCAAATCGGCATCCATGGAGAACGCCTCAGGAATACTTAAAGAGGAAATGAGGCGCCTCGGCTCACTCGTGATCGAGGCAGCCGAGGCCTCAAAGGTTCCCGCGGGAAAAGCTCTCGCGGTCGACAGGGAAATGTTCTCGGATTACATAACGCGGAAAATCCAGGGCAACGAACTTATAGACCTGAAAAGGGAAGAGGTAACGAAAATACCCGAAAACGGGACCGTGGTCGTGGCCACCGGTCCTCTTACCTCGGATGCACTTTGCGCGGAGATTTCCTCGCTCACGGAATCCGAATATCTTTACTTCTACGACGCCATCTCGCCGATAATCGACGCAGATACAATCGACCGCTCGAAAATTTTCCGGGGATCAAGATACGGCCACGGAGACTCTGAGGAGGGAGATTATCTCAACTGTCCGCTCTCTGAGGATCAGTACTACGAGCTTGTTGACGACCTGATCCGCGGAGAAAAAGTAGAGACCAGGGAATTTGAGAAAGCACTCTACTTCCAAAGCTGCATGCCGGTTGAGGTCATATGCGAGAGAGGAAGAGATACTCTTCGGTTCGGCCCCCTAAAACCCGTCGGCCTAATTGATCCGAGAACCGGGAAAACCCCCTTTGCAGTTCTGCAGCTAAGAACGGAGAACAGCGAGGAAACGATGTACAACATGGTGGGGTTTCAGACAAAGCTCAGATACCCTCAGCAAAGAACCGTTTTCAGGAAGATCCCGGGGCTTGAAAGGGCGGAGTTTCTAAGATACGGAAGCGTGCACAGAAACACGTACATAGATTCCCCGAGACTCCTTGAGAAAGACCTTTCCCTGAGTTCCCGTCCGGGCGTCTTTTTCGCCGGGCAGATCACGGGAGTTGAAGGATACGTCGAGTCCGCAGCAACCGGAATCGTCTGCGGAATAAGCGCCTCGAGAAAAGCGCTTGGGCTCGCACCTGCCCACGTCCCAAGGGAAACATCCATAGGTTCCCTGCTTGAGTACATCTCAACCCCAGAAAAAAGCGGATTTCAGCCGATGAACATAAACTTCGGGCTTTTCCCCAAGGTTGAGGGAAAAATGGGGAAAGAAAAAAAGCGTAGGATTATCGCTCAAAGAGCTATAGAAAGCATGAGTGCGTACGACCCTTTTTACCGGGTGTCCGCTTTTCGCTGA